The Hymenobacter sp. GOD-10R genome includes a window with the following:
- a CDS encoding DEAD/DEAH box helicase, producing MSFDELNLIDPILRALHEEGYTSPTPIQQQAIPHVLEGHDLLGVAQTGTGKTAAFTVPILQILSQRAKLQHQPAGRIRCLILTPTRELAIQIGESFTAYGRHLGLRHTVIFGGVGQLPQTNALKRGVDVLIATPGRLLDLMNQGFVDLRHLEVFVLDEADRMLDMGFIHDIKRILPKLPAKRQTLFFSATMPAQIQQLADSILRPNPVKVAVTPVSSTADTVKQAVYLVEKNDKPALLEHLLSDKTIRRVLVFARTKHGADRVVKALAKANVVAEAIHGNKSQNHRQRALSNFKAGNTRVLVATDIAARGIDVEELTHVINYELPNEPETYVHRIGRTGRAGASGIALSFCEDEERAYLQDIQKLIRRQIDVVADHPYSTGAVAPVLLSGGQIQRPKGPAGRPPRPGREPRAPRAADGGGRSGQPTPRTGGGPRPERATSARPAGSGEHADSNSQNRRRYRGNRSNGPR from the coding sequence ATGTCCTTCGACGAACTCAATCTTATTGATCCCATCCTTCGCGCTTTGCACGAGGAGGGATACACTTCCCCCACGCCTATTCAGCAGCAAGCTATTCCGCACGTGCTGGAGGGCCACGACTTATTAGGAGTTGCCCAAACGGGTACGGGTAAGACCGCCGCCTTCACAGTGCCGATCTTGCAGATTCTAAGCCAGCGCGCCAAGCTTCAGCATCAGCCGGCAGGTCGCATCCGCTGCCTCATCCTGACGCCAACCCGCGAGCTGGCTATCCAGATTGGGGAAAGCTTTACCGCTTATGGTCGGCACCTAGGGCTACGCCATACAGTCATTTTCGGTGGGGTAGGTCAATTGCCTCAAACCAACGCTCTGAAGCGGGGCGTCGACGTGCTCATCGCCACGCCCGGCCGTTTGCTCGACCTCATGAACCAAGGCTTCGTCGACCTGCGCCACCTCGAAGTTTTCGTACTGGATGAAGCCGACCGCATGCTCGACATGGGTTTCATTCACGACATCAAGCGCATCCTGCCGAAGCTGCCCGCTAAGCGCCAGACGCTGTTCTTCTCGGCTACCATGCCGGCTCAAATTCAGCAGCTAGCCGATTCCATTCTGCGCCCTAATCCGGTGAAGGTGGCCGTGACGCCCGTTTCGAGCACCGCAGATACGGTGAAGCAGGCTGTGTATTTGGTTGAAAAGAATGACAAGCCGGCTCTCCTGGAGCACCTTTTGTCGGATAAGACTATCCGCCGGGTGCTGGTATTCGCACGCACCAAGCATGGCGCTGACCGGGTCGTGAAGGCCCTAGCCAAGGCTAACGTTGTGGCCGAAGCAATTCACGGCAATAAGTCGCAGAACCATCGCCAGCGGGCTTTGTCGAACTTCAAGGCGGGCAACACTCGTGTGCTCGTCGCCACCGACATTGCCGCTCGTGGCATTGACGTGGAGGAACTCACGCACGTCATCAACTATGAGCTACCGAACGAACCCGAAACTTACGTGCACCGCATTGGGCGTACAGGCCGGGCCGGGGCTTCGGGCATTGCGCTTTCCTTCTGCGAAGATGAAGAGCGCGCCTATTTACAGGATATTCAAAAGCTCATCCGTCGTCAGATCGACGTTGTAGCGGACCACCCTTATAGCACAGGTGCCGTGGCACCCGTTCTCCTCAGCGGCGGACAAATCCAGCGCCCGAAAGGCCCAGCAGGTCGGCCACCTCGGCCAGGCCGCGAGCCACGAGCACCTCGTGCCGCCGATGGTGGAGGCCGTTCTGGTCAGCCAACCCCTCGTACCGGTGGAGGCCCACGCCCGGAACGTGCTACCTCTGCCCGTCCGGCAGGATCAGGCGAGCACGCTGACAGCAACAGCCAAAACCGCCGGCGCTACCGGGGCAACCGTAGCAATGGACCTAGATAG
- a CDS encoding NUDIX hydrolase — MNIKDRKILHDGHYKLAEIIVDADGKELKRERFEPGRAVGAIVYDTAQQQYLFVKQFRVGSESELLEVAAGVLDKEGEGPEDAIRREIDEELGYAVDHLEPIASFFASPGASAEQIQLYYTEVSRKVGAGGGAADEDEGITVVSFTWEELLRTEFKDAKTIIAVQWLQLHKGGK; from the coding sequence ATGAACATCAAGGACCGGAAAATCCTTCACGACGGCCACTATAAACTTGCCGAAATTATTGTTGACGCTGATGGTAAGGAACTTAAGCGTGAACGTTTTGAGCCAGGACGCGCTGTCGGGGCCATCGTTTATGACACTGCTCAGCAACAATATCTGTTTGTAAAACAATTCCGAGTTGGTTCGGAGTCGGAGTTGTTGGAAGTAGCGGCGGGGGTACTCGACAAGGAAGGCGAAGGCCCCGAAGACGCTATCCGCCGCGAAATCGACGAGGAGCTAGGGTATGCTGTCGACCACTTGGAACCAATAGCTAGCTTTTTCGCCTCGCCCGGTGCCAGTGCCGAACAGATCCAGCTTTACTATACGGAAGTAAGCCGTAAAGTAGGAGCAGGTGGCGGAGCTGCCGACGAAGATGAAGGCATTACGGTAGTTTCTTTTACATGGGAAGAGCTACTCCGCACTGAGTTCAAGGATGCCAAAACAATCATTGCTGTGCAGTGGCTTCAGCTGCACAAAGGAGGCAAGTAA
- a CDS encoding UDP-2,3-diacylglucosamine diphosphatase, translating to MKVPKRRRVEVAVISDVHLGTYGCHAPELLRYLKSIKPKVLVLNGDIVDIWQFSKSYWPPAHMRVVRHLVGLLTKGTRIHYLTGNHDELLRKFVGARLGALSIANKLVLDLPEGKAWFFHGDVFDVTMRHARWLAKLGAQGYDLLILLNRLVNFGLQKLGRPRVALSKVVKDRVKGAVSLISDFELTAAGIAAEEGYRYVACGHIHQPEMKTISTPQGEVLYLNSGDWVENLTALEYTTAAGWQLYRYALDPRMQQPLEPEEPDTADATLLADLLAEFKLGQKVADK from the coding sequence ATGAAGGTTCCCAAACGCCGCCGCGTGGAAGTTGCGGTTATCTCCGACGTGCACCTAGGTACCTATGGCTGCCACGCGCCGGAACTGCTGCGTTACCTGAAGAGCATCAAACCAAAAGTGCTCGTGCTCAACGGCGACATTGTCGATATCTGGCAGTTCAGCAAAAGCTACTGGCCGCCCGCCCACATGCGGGTGGTGCGCCACCTAGTTGGGCTCCTGACCAAAGGCACGCGCATTCACTACCTGACCGGCAACCACGACGAGCTGCTGCGCAAATTTGTCGGGGCCCGGCTCGGCGCTTTGTCCATTGCTAACAAGCTGGTGCTGGATCTGCCCGAGGGCAAAGCCTGGTTTTTCCACGGCGACGTCTTCGACGTAACCATGCGCCACGCGCGCTGGCTGGCCAAGCTCGGAGCCCAGGGCTACGACCTGCTGATTCTGCTGAATCGCTTGGTCAACTTTGGGCTTCAAAAGCTAGGTCGGCCGCGCGTGGCGCTGTCTAAGGTGGTAAAGGATCGGGTGAAGGGAGCGGTAAGTCTTATTAGCGATTTTGAACTAACCGCCGCTGGTATTGCCGCCGAAGAAGGATACCGCTACGTGGCTTGCGGCCACATTCACCAGCCCGAAATGAAGACCATTTCGACGCCCCAGGGTGAGGTCTTGTATTTGAATTCCGGCGACTGGGTCGAAAACCTAACGGCGCTGGAATACACAACTGCCGCTGGTTGGCAGCTCTACCGCTACGCTCTCGACCCGCGCATGCAGCAGCCCCTCGAACCGGAGGAGCCCGACACCGCCGACGCCACGTTGCTGGCCGACTTGCTGGCTGAATTCAAGCTAGGTCAAAAAGTAGCCGATAAATAA
- a CDS encoding glycosyltransferase family protein, whose translation MPRVLYAIQGTGNGHLSRALDIVPLLQQRVSQLDVLVSGPPADLTLPFSVRYQCHGLGFIFGKKGGINFVKTFWQLNSAAFVREMRQLPVESYDLVISDFEPVSAWACRLRHVPCVALSHQSAVLSEYAPRPTTEDAVGRAVLRHYAPATVRYGFHFERYEPGIHTPVIRQQVRALTPQNDGHYTVYLPAFDEETLVKRLRYLSRTTRWEVFSKHSQKESEHGNVRVRPVSGAAFTDSLARSAGVLCGAGFETPAEALFLRKKLCVIPMKNQYEQTCNAAALARMGVPVVKNLKDKHLATLDHWLQNGRVVPVDYPDETAQVLDKLLFEQLQAGVRPISLPS comes from the coding sequence ATGCCCCGAGTACTTTACGCCATCCAAGGCACCGGCAACGGCCACCTAAGTCGCGCCCTGGATATAGTGCCGCTGTTACAACAGCGTGTCAGCCAGCTTGATGTGCTGGTGAGTGGCCCGCCCGCCGACCTTACGCTCCCTTTTTCGGTTCGCTACCAATGCCACGGCCTCGGTTTTATCTTTGGCAAGAAAGGCGGCATCAACTTCGTGAAGACCTTCTGGCAGCTGAACTCGGCCGCTTTTGTACGCGAAATGCGCCAGCTGCCCGTCGAAAGCTACGATCTGGTAATCAGCGATTTTGAGCCCGTGTCGGCGTGGGCGTGTCGTTTGCGGCATGTGCCGTGCGTTGCACTCAGTCACCAGAGTGCCGTGCTGAGCGAGTACGCTCCTCGCCCCACTACCGAAGATGCTGTCGGCCGGGCCGTGTTGCGACACTACGCCCCAGCTACGGTGCGCTACGGATTCCACTTCGAGCGCTACGAGCCCGGCATTCACACCCCCGTTATCCGGCAGCAAGTGCGGGCGCTAACCCCGCAGAATGACGGCCACTACACCGTTTATCTGCCTGCCTTCGACGAGGAAACGCTGGTAAAGCGCCTGCGCTACCTGAGCCGAACTACCCGCTGGGAGGTATTCAGCAAGCATAGCCAAAAGGAGTCGGAGCACGGCAACGTGCGGGTACGGCCCGTGAGCGGGGCAGCCTTCACCGATAGCTTGGCGCGCAGCGCCGGCGTACTCTGCGGCGCCGGCTTCGAGACGCCCGCTGAAGCGCTGTTTCTGCGGAAGAAGCTATGCGTGATACCTATGAAAAACCAGTACGAGCAGACCTGCAATGCTGCCGCGCTGGCGCGCATGGGGGTGCCGGTCGTGAAGAATTTGAAAGACAAGCACCTCGCTACCCTCGACCACTGGCTCCAGAACGGACGTGTCGTGCCGGTCGACTACCCTGATGAAACCGCCCAGGTCCTGGACAAGCTTCTGTTCGAACAGCTCCAAGCAGGGGTACGGCCTATCTCGTTGCCGTCTTGA
- a CDS encoding GH1 family beta-glucosidase, which translates to MTQLPAAFFPPSTPTVYSRTDFGPDFRWGAATAAYQIEGAWNLDGKGPSIWDAFVRGRRTIKRRETADIASDFYHLYKDDLDLMQQMGINDFRFSTAWSRILPEGIGAINEKGLDFYDRLVDGCLERGITPWLTLYHWDLPLALQRRGGWTNRAIVGWFTDFAQLVAGRLGDRVQHWMVLNEPMVFVGAGHMLGIHAPGRRGLGSFLSATHHAALAQAEGGRALRATLPATARIGTTYSCSYVTPWRPGLPRDERATRRANALLNRLFVEPALGLGYPVADLPILNWLDYYVRPGDEALLPFKFDFLGVQNYTREVVRHSPYVPLLWATLVGAKPRGVSFTQMGWEVYPESIYHMLKQFSAYSAAPPLLVTENGAAFPDELVAGRVPDLARQAYLRACIGQVLRARREGVPVEGYFVWSFTDNFEWAEGYEPRFGLVRVDYDTQQRTVKDSGWWYRDLLAGNAC; encoded by the coding sequence ATGACCCAATTACCCGCGGCATTCTTTCCGCCTAGCACACCGACCGTTTACAGCCGCACCGACTTTGGTCCTGATTTTCGCTGGGGTGCTGCGACGGCTGCTTACCAAATCGAAGGCGCCTGGAATCTCGATGGCAAAGGACCTAGCATCTGGGATGCTTTTGTGCGGGGACGGCGAACGATCAAGCGCCGGGAGACTGCCGACATAGCATCTGATTTTTACCATTTGTATAAAGATGATTTAGATCTTATGCAGCAAATGGGTATAAACGATTTTCGCTTTTCTACGGCTTGGTCGCGGATTCTACCAGAAGGGATAGGCGCCATAAATGAAAAAGGACTTGATTTCTATGACCGCTTGGTTGATGGGTGCCTGGAGCGGGGTATCACACCTTGGCTGACCCTTTACCATTGGGATTTACCTCTGGCCTTGCAGCGGCGCGGCGGCTGGACAAACCGTGCCATCGTGGGCTGGTTCACCGACTTTGCGCAGCTAGTTGCTGGCCGCCTCGGCGACCGGGTGCAGCACTGGATGGTGCTCAACGAGCCCATGGTGTTCGTCGGTGCCGGGCACATGCTTGGGATCCACGCACCAGGGCGGCGGGGGCTAGGTTCCTTCCTTTCGGCTACCCATCATGCGGCTTTGGCCCAAGCCGAGGGCGGCCGAGCCCTACGAGCAACGCTGCCCGCCACGGCCCGCATCGGCACCACATATTCTTGCTCTTATGTGACCCCTTGGCGCCCAGGGCTACCCCGTGACGAACGCGCCACGCGCCGCGCCAACGCCCTGCTCAACCGCCTCTTCGTGGAACCCGCTTTGGGGCTAGGTTATCCTGTAGCCGACTTGCCCATTTTGAATTGGCTAGACTATTATGTTCGGCCCGGCGACGAGGCGCTGTTACCATTCAAATTCGATTTCTTGGGCGTTCAGAACTATACCCGGGAGGTAGTGCGGCACTCGCCCTACGTACCTCTATTGTGGGCGACGCTTGTAGGAGCAAAACCGCGTGGAGTCTCGTTTACTCAAATGGGGTGGGAGGTATATCCGGAGAGTATTTACCATATGTTAAAGCAATTTAGTGCTTATTCGGCGGCGCCTCCGTTGCTGGTGACCGAGAACGGGGCTGCGTTTCCGGATGAGCTGGTAGCTGGTCGCGTGCCTGACCTAGCCCGGCAAGCGTACCTGCGCGCCTGCATTGGGCAGGTATTACGCGCCCGGCGTGAAGGGGTGCCGGTAGAAGGCTACTTTGTCTGGTCCTTCACTGATAATTTCGAGTGGGCCGAGGGCTACGAACCGCGCTTCGGCCTAGTGCGCGTCGACTACGACACGCAGCAGCGCACTGTGAAGGACTCAGGCTGGTGGTACCGGGATCTGCTGGCGGGAAATGCGTGCTAA